The genomic region AGTCCATCTAAATTTAATTTATCCTTACTTATAGCTATATCTTCCTGACTCTTTTCTATATTTATAGCTGTTTCAAATATGTTCTTTTTTCCATCCTGTAAGTATTGACCTAAAGAATGTAGATCCGTTGTAAAGTTCATTGAGGCTGGAAAAATACCCTTTCCATCCTTCCCTTCACTTTCTCCAAAGAGTTGTTTATACCATTCTCCCATATAATATAGATTTGGCTCATTTGTTACCATAACCTCTGTTGTTTTACCCCTAGAATAAAGAAGATTTCTCAAGGCCGCGTATTTATAGCAATTATTAGTCTTTAAACTATCATCACTTAAATCCGCCTGAGCCCTCTTAGCCCCCTCTAAAACATCCTCTATATTTATCCCGGATACAGCCATAGGTAGTAATCCAACTGGAGTTAACACTGAGTACCTACCACCAATATTATTTGGAATTACAAAGGTTTCATAGCCTTCCTGACTTGCTAACTCCCTTAATGCCCCATGACTTCTATCCGTAGTGGCATATATTCTGGTCATGGCCTCTTTTTTACCATATCTATTTTCCATATACTCTTTAAAAATTCTAAAGACGATTCCTGGTTCTGTAGTTGTGCCGGATTTGGATATAACATTTAAGGATATATGCTGATCCCCGATAACATCTAAGAGATTCTTTATGTACATTGGACTAATATTGTGTCCCGCAAAATATACTTTAGGGCCCTTCCTTTTTTCCTTAGGAAGCTCATTATAAAAGTTGTGGTTAAGCATCTCAATAGCAGCCCTAGCACCTAAATATGATCCCCCGATACCTACTACAATTAAGACATCAGATTCTTTCTTTATTTTTTCTGCAACTTCCTTTATTTTTTTAGTCTCTTCTTGTTCATAGCTACTGGGTAGATTTATCCAACCTAAATAATTACTTCCTTCACCATTTCCTCTATGTAGCATATTGTGGCATAGCTTTATTCTTTTTTCCATACTACTTAAATCATTTTTACTTAATACTGATACCACATTACGATAATCTATAGTTATCTTTTCCATTCCCTCATCACCTACTTCCAGTTCTTAATCCAATTTCATCCTATTATAAAATATAAATATTTAAACCAATTATTCCAATTATGATATATTACATTTTAGATTTTTTCTATTATAATATCCTTAACAAGAATTATACCAAATATTTAAAGGAATTTGGTTGATTTTTATAAATTGGATCTGGTAATATTTCTATATTACACCTTGGATTAGGTCATCTACAAAGGAAATAATTTTATATAAAACACTTTTGCTTTCTTCCATAGAGTCTTCCTTAACCCCACCGTATATTTTAAGCTTGGGTTCAGTTCCCGAAGGCCTTAGGGCTATCCATGCTCCATCTTCCAAAATAAATTTGATAACATCCGCTTTTGGTAAGTCTATTTCATCTACTTCTCTAGCTTCATCTAAATATATTATAGAAGAATCTTTATAGTCTTCAATAGCTACAACTTTTTTACTGTCAATAAACTGAAGTTTCTCTTTCCTAAAAAACTCCATAATCCTACCTATTTTATTTAATCCATCCTTACCTTCAAGGGTAATAGATTTTAAATCTTCCAAATAGAAACCATATTTATTATACAGTTCCATAAGAGCATCATATAGGCTCATCCCTTTGGAGTAATAATAGGCTGCCATCTCACATATGAGCATAGAGGTGACTACGGCATCCTTATCTCTAGCATGGGTTCCTGCTAAATAACCAAAGCTTTCCTCATAACCAAATATAAAGTTTTCACCTGTTTTTTCGAACTCTTTTATTTTTTCTCCTATGTATTTAAATCCCGTTAGGGTATTAATAACATCAATACCAAAGCTCCTAGCAATATCGGTACCCAATTCACTAGTTACGATTGTTTTTATTATTACATCTTTATCCCCTAATCTACCCGTTTCTTTTAATCCTGAAAGAATATATTCTACTAAAAGAGCACCTGTTTGATTTCCTGTAAGAACAACATACTCTCCATTCCTATCCTTAACTACTGCTCCCACTCTATCGCAATCCGGATCTGTACCTAATATTAAGTTAGCATCCTCCTTCATAGCCAATTTAATTGCTAGCTCAAAGGCTTCCTTTTCTTCTGGATTCGGATATTTGACAGTTGAAAATTCAGAATCTGGAAGTTCTTGCTCTGGAACTACAAAAACATTACTAAAACCAATTTCTTTTAAAACTCTTCTTACTGGAATATTTCCCGTTCCATGTAATGGAGTATAGACTACTTTAAATTCTTGCCCAACGTTTTTTACTATTTTTCCTCTTATACTTTGCTTCTTTACTTCCTCAATATATGCGTCATCTATTTCAGAATCTAAGTTGACTATTAATCCTTGTTCTGTAGCTTCACCTATACTTATAATTGCAATAGATCCAAAATCATTAACTAATCCTATAGATTCAATTATATCTTTCGCTTTCTCAGAGGATATTTGGGCTCCATCTTCCCAATATACCTTATACCCATTGTACTCCGGTGGATTATGACTAGCCGTAATTACAATTCCTGAAATACAATTTAAATACCTAATAGCAAAGGAAAGCTCAGGCGTAGTCCTAATGGAATTAAATAGATACACTTTAATTCCATTAGCAGTTAAAACCCTAGCTGCCTCTTCAGTAAATTCTCTCGACATCCTTCTATTGTCATAGGCTATAACTACACCTCTAGTTTTAGCTTTTTCACTACTACTTTCTATATGATTAGCTAATCCTTGGGTAGTCTTTCTAACCATATATTTATTTATTCTATTGGTCCCTGCCCCTATAACTCCTCGAAGTCCAGCAGTTCCAAACTCAATTTCCTTAAAAAATCTATCCTCAATTTCCTTATAATTCTCTTTAATATCCTCTAATTCTTTCTTTGTATCTAAATCGAAACAGGGTTCTTCAACCCAAATCCTATATTTTTCTAAAGTTTTAGCTTCCATATTTCTCCCCCCAAGAGGTTACATAAGAGAACCTCGGTATATAACCGAAGTTTTTACATTATAGTACTAAATACCTGTATATTCTATGAATTACTTCAAAATTCCTTCTTTTTACAAATTTTATATTTTCTAAATATTGGACCCAGATATATTTTGTAGATTTTATATTCATAGCTACCCAAAGATGTGATAAAGAAAACTGGTGCCAACCAAAATACAAGCTATAAATTATATCAAAAATAGCTCGGATTTAGTTTTTGAAGTGGACAACTTTATTGCCAAATGTATCCCTAGAAAGTATAAAATCAAATTTTTGCTCATTAATAAGTATGTCAACTTTAACTTTAGAAATAATCTGGTGCTAGAATATAAATAGTACAAGTTGAAAGTGGAAAATTCCAAAAATAAAGTTATAATGAAATTAGTGAAAGATGGAGGAATAGACATGAGTAAACAGTATACAAAAGAATTTAAAGAGGATGCAGCTAGGTACTATTTAGAGCATAAAGACTTAGGATTAATGGTTTGTGCAAAGAATTTGGGGGTAAGTAGAACAGCATTATCAGCTTGGGTAAAAGAATCAAAGTCAAATAATGGTGAGGTGCCTACGAGAGGATCTGGTAATTACCAAAGTGATGAAGCTAAAGAAAATGCAAGACTACGTAAAGAGTTAAGAGATGCGCAGGATGCATTAGAAATACTAAAAAAGGCAATCAGCATTCTGGGAAACTAACAGAGGCTCTCTTTATAGAAACATCCCAAAAGGAAGATGAATTAAATGAAGAGGGAAAACGCCGGCTTAATGTTAGCGGAGTGCTTAAAATACTAGGCGTTTCTAGGAGTGGTTATAATTCCTTTAAGAGAAGGGTTCCTTCTGATATGAATAAAAGAAAAGAATATATAAAGGTTCAAATTAAGCAAATACATGATGAGTCTTATCAGAACTATGGAGCTCCTAAAATAACACAGCGATTACAACAAAATGGAGAAACCATATCAGAAAAAACAGTAGGTAATTATATGAGAGAAATGGGAATAAAAGCCCAATATGTAAAGCCTTATACGGTTACAACAATAGATTCGAATTTTAGTGAGGAACTTACTAATATATTGAATAAGGAATTTAACCCATCCGAACCAAACGCAGTATGGTGTTCTGATATTACATATATTTGGACCTATGAAGGGTTTGTATATTTAACTAGTATAATGGACCTGTATTCAAGAAAAATAATATCTTGGGTGCTTAGTACTACCCTAGAAGCAAAATGGGTAATAGAAGCAATTAATAAAGCCAAGGCATCACGGAATATAAGTAAACCATTAGTTATGCATTCAGATCGCGGGGTGCAATATACATGTACAGCATATCAAAAATCTACAGAAAAATTTATAAATAGTTATTCTAGGAAAGCTAATCCATGGGATAATGCATGTATAGAATCATTCCATGCATTAATTAAAAGAGAGTGGATAAATAGATTCAAGATATTAGATTATAATCATGCATATCGATTGGTTTTTAACTATATAGAAGCATTTTATAATACAGTAAGAATACATAGCCATTGTGGATATTTATCTCCAAATCAGTATGAAGCTGAATATAACAAGGAGCTAAGCAAATTATACCAAGAAGCGAGTTGACATAATGTTGAATGATGAAAATATTAAGAAAATCCTAATTTAACTTGTACTTTTTCTTGACATAGTACCATGCATTGATTTTCAACTCATCAAACAACTTGTCTACATCGCATGGGAGAGTATCACCTTTAAACAGCACACCACCGAGAATAAAGTCGTTGGCAATGACTTCTTCTGCATTCACACCAACCTCTGTCAATCTAAACTTGCGGACGTTCCCGGTCTCATCATAATAGAAGCTGCACTTCTCATCAAATAATGGTAAGTCTGAAAACTCGCTAATCAAATTTCTATATTCATCAACATCCATGTTAATCACCTCCCACAATTCACCTATTAACAAATTATTCTGT from Serpentinicella alkaliphila harbors:
- a CDS encoding glucose-6-phosphate isomerase produces the protein MEKITIDYRNVVSVLSKNDLSSMEKRIKLCHNMLHRGNGEGSNYLGWINLPSSYEQEETKKIKEVAEKIKKESDVLIVVGIGGSYLGARAAIEMLNHNFYNELPKEKRKGPKVYFAGHNISPMYIKNLLDVIGDQHISLNVISKSGTTTEPGIVFRIFKEYMENRYGKKEAMTRIYATTDRSHGALRELASQEGYETFVIPNNIGGRYSVLTPVGLLPMAVSGINIEDVLEGAKRAQADLSDDSLKTNNCYKYAALRNLLYSRGKTTEVMVTNEPNLYYMGEWYKQLFGESEGKDGKGIFPASMNFTTDLHSLGQYLQDGKKNIFETAINIEKSQEDIAISKDKLNLDGLNYLEGKTLDYINRKAMEGALAAHTDGGVPNIVINLPEITPFYYGYLTYFFMKACGMSGYLLEVNPFDQPGVEAYKRNMFRLLGKPGYEEVYEEIVATLERV
- a CDS encoding ubiquitin family protein, which encodes MDVDEYRNLISEFSDLPLFDEKCSFYYDETGNVRKFRLTEVGVNAEEVIANDFILGGVLFKGDTLPCDVDKLFDELKINAWYYVKKKYKLN
- a CDS encoding IS3 family transposase, with the protein product METSQKEDELNEEGKRRLNVSGVLKILGVSRSGYNSFKRRVPSDMNKRKEYIKVQIKQIHDESYQNYGAPKITQRLQQNGETISEKTVGNYMREMGIKAQYVKPYTVTTIDSNFSEELTNILNKEFNPSEPNAVWCSDITYIWTYEGFVYLTSIMDLYSRKIISWVLSTTLEAKWVIEAINKAKASRNISKPLVMHSDRGVQYTCTAYQKSTEKFINSYSRKANPWDNACIESFHALIKREWINRFKILDYNHAYRLVFNYIEAFYNTVRIHSHCGYLSPNQYEAEYNKELSKLYQEAS
- a CDS encoding phospho-sugar mutase, with the translated sequence MEAKTLEKYRIWVEEPCFDLDTKKELEDIKENYKEIEDRFFKEIEFGTAGLRGVIGAGTNRINKYMVRKTTQGLANHIESSSEKAKTRGVVIAYDNRRMSREFTEEAARVLTANGIKVYLFNSIRTTPELSFAIRYLNCISGIVITASHNPPEYNGYKVYWEDGAQISSEKAKDIIESIGLVNDFGSIAIISIGEATEQGLIVNLDSEIDDAYIEEVKKQSIRGKIVKNVGQEFKVVYTPLHGTGNIPVRRVLKEIGFSNVFVVPEQELPDSEFSTVKYPNPEEKEAFELAIKLAMKEDANLILGTDPDCDRVGAVVKDRNGEYVVLTGNQTGALLVEYILSGLKETGRLGDKDVIIKTIVTSELGTDIARSFGIDVINTLTGFKYIGEKIKEFEKTGENFIFGYEESFGYLAGTHARDKDAVVTSMLICEMAAYYYSKGMSLYDALMELYNKYGFYLEDLKSITLEGKDGLNKIGRIMEFFRKEKLQFIDSKKVVAIEDYKDSSIIYLDEAREVDEIDLPKADVIKFILEDGAWIALRPSGTEPKLKIYGGVKEDSMEESKSVLYKIISFVDDLIQGVI
- a CDS encoding transposase: MSKQYTKEFKEDAARYYLEHKDLGLMVCAKNLGVSRTALSAWVKESKSNNGEVPTRGSGNYQSDEAKENARLRKELRDAQDALEILKKAISILGN